In the Myxococcus guangdongensis genome, one interval contains:
- a CDS encoding type I polyketide synthase, with protein sequence MSDVMEKLVRGLSPEKRVNLARMLLRSVGESVAEKKTAEPIAIIGIGCRFPGGANDADSFWRMLRAGTDAVGEVPPSRWDIDAYYDADPSKPGKMYTRNGAFLEGVDLFDPYFFGIPPRSAVNMDPQHRLLLEVAWEALEHAGIAPQSLAGSKTGVFIGGATGDYTQLIQGKGADSIDASYLTGSLLTFATGRLSHFFDLQGPSLGVDTACSSSLVAVHLACQSLRSGESSLSLVGGVNLILTPQGTITTCKARMLAVDGRCKTFDAAADGYGRGEGCGMVVLKRLSEALADGDQVLAVIRGSAVNQDGHSSDLTVPNGLAQQAVIRQALADAGLDPKQVGYVEAHGTGTSLGDPIELRALGAVFGEKRDGDAALQVGSVKTNIGHLEYAAGIAGLIKLVLSLKHGEVPAHLHFKRGNPYIPWNELPVAVPTQLAPWAARDGKRVGGVSSFGASGTNAHVVLEEAPEVERKGGKERPRHVLALSARNEKALRELAGRYAKGLGEEVGDACFTANTGRARFGHRVAVVGRTGEELKEELARYASGGAVEKGAEGQAKKAEEVVLLFTGQGVQHEGMGRELYETSETFRGVMKQCDEVVKGELGESLVEVLYGGKGVLLEKSSVSQAALFSVEYALAEVWREWGVKPAAVMGHSLGEYVAACVAGVFSLEEGLKLVMERGRLMEGLEGEGKMVAVLASEEEVKGEGGERLIAAVNGPGEVVLAGRVKEVEEVEGRLKARGKECRALKTTHAFHSELMEPMKEGFERAAGKVEMQRAKLELVSNVSGREVKGEEREAGYWARHLREPVRYWEGVKGLYERGYRVFVEVGPKPTLTGVGKRYLGEGEAQWVGSLRVGSSDWEMLLGSAAKLYVKGVEVDWEGVDKGYARRRVALPTYPFQRERYWLDSLIPNTDVLVTFYRTIVQLAEVNTAVQFPSLRFATLREPVPGFSWIAMYRPEADPAKEAVYKQFYDLALQSNLEMARTLYRGLDFSSFTRVLDIGCGHAADLIDLGKAHPHLELHGCNISPDQIEAGRQRIRGLGLDGRIKLHYQDSSRDAFPSTYDLVIAFQVIHHIRNKADLFANISRSLRNGGYLVMAETLSNMASAIEHPESTTLFVPQAEWAELLARNHLRIVEAVESSQEIANFLHDPDFEQNFTRVTRDLDEVTQKHLHGIHMLGELLKRRLAAYLLFTVTKDESMDVDTIRRINLERLGARVSYDATYSAVTKGPYALPPPPGAQALQDAASAASTFAKTLLSTEPGQRGPLLDGYLREQVANLLKMPVARLDAEQPLSTLGLDSLLSLELKHKIHAETGVSLQLDELLQGASIAHLSQRLAEQLDGRGAGRTATTQDWEEGEL encoded by the coding sequence ATGAGTGACGTCATGGAGAAGTTGGTGCGTGGTCTCTCCCCCGAGAAGCGGGTGAACCTCGCCAGGATGCTCCTTCGCTCCGTGGGCGAGAGCGTCGCGGAGAAGAAGACGGCGGAGCCCATCGCCATCATCGGAATCGGCTGCCGGTTCCCAGGTGGCGCGAATGACGCGGACTCCTTCTGGCGGATGTTGCGAGCGGGGACGGACGCCGTGGGCGAGGTGCCGCCCAGCCGCTGGGACATCGACGCGTACTACGACGCCGACCCCTCCAAGCCCGGGAAGATGTACACGCGCAACGGCGCGTTCCTGGAAGGCGTGGACCTGTTCGACCCGTACTTCTTCGGGATTCCTCCGCGCTCGGCGGTGAACATGGACCCCCAGCACCGGCTGCTGCTGGAGGTGGCCTGGGAGGCGCTGGAGCACGCGGGCATCGCTCCCCAGAGCCTCGCGGGCAGCAAGACCGGGGTGTTCATCGGCGGCGCCACCGGCGACTACACCCAGCTCATCCAGGGCAAGGGCGCCGACAGCATCGATGCGAGCTACCTCACGGGCAGCCTGCTCACGTTCGCCACGGGTCGGCTGTCGCACTTCTTCGACCTGCAGGGGCCGAGCCTCGGCGTGGACACCGCCTGTTCCTCGTCACTCGTCGCGGTGCATCTGGCGTGTCAGAGCCTGCGCTCCGGCGAGAGCTCGCTGTCGCTCGTGGGCGGGGTAAATCTCATCCTGACGCCGCAGGGCACCATCACCACCTGCAAGGCGCGCATGCTCGCCGTGGATGGGCGTTGCAAGACGTTCGACGCCGCGGCGGATGGCTACGGCCGGGGCGAGGGCTGCGGCATGGTCGTCCTCAAGCGCCTCTCGGAGGCGCTGGCGGATGGGGACCAGGTCCTGGCCGTCATTCGTGGCTCCGCGGTGAACCAGGACGGGCACAGCAGTGATTTGACGGTGCCCAACGGGCTCGCGCAGCAGGCGGTGATTCGTCAGGCGCTGGCGGATGCGGGCCTGGACCCGAAGCAGGTGGGCTACGTGGAGGCGCACGGCACTGGCACGTCGCTGGGCGACCCCATCGAGCTGCGCGCGCTGGGGGCGGTGTTCGGCGAGAAGCGCGACGGCGACGCGGCCCTCCAGGTCGGCTCGGTGAAGACGAACATCGGTCACCTCGAGTACGCGGCGGGCATCGCGGGGCTCATCAAGCTCGTGCTCTCGTTGAAGCACGGCGAGGTGCCCGCGCATCTGCACTTCAAGCGCGGCAACCCGTACATCCCCTGGAATGAGCTTCCCGTGGCGGTTCCCACCCAGCTCGCACCGTGGGCCGCGCGAGACGGAAAGCGCGTGGGCGGCGTGAGCTCGTTTGGCGCCAGCGGGACGAACGCGCACGTGGTGCTGGAAGAGGCGCCGGAGGTGGAGAGGAAGGGAGGGAAGGAGAGGCCGAGGCACGTGCTGGCGCTGTCAGCGAGGAATGAGAAGGCGCTGAGGGAGCTCGCGGGCCGGTACGCGAAGGGGCTGGGAGAAGAGGTGGGGGACGCGTGCTTCACGGCGAACACAGGCCGAGCGCGCTTCGGGCACCGGGTGGCGGTGGTGGGGAGGACGGGGGAGGAGCTGAAGGAAGAGCTGGCGAGGTACGCGAGCGGCGGGGCGGTGGAGAAGGGCGCGGAAGGCCAGGCGAAGAAGGCGGAGGAAGTGGTGCTGCTCTTCACGGGGCAGGGGGTGCAGCACGAGGGGATGGGGAGGGAGCTGTACGAGACGAGCGAGACGTTTCGGGGAGTGATGAAGCAGTGCGACGAGGTGGTGAAGGGGGAGCTGGGGGAGTCGCTGGTGGAGGTGCTGTACGGAGGGAAGGGAGTGCTGCTGGAGAAGAGCAGCGTGTCGCAGGCGGCGCTGTTCAGCGTGGAGTACGCGCTGGCGGAGGTGTGGAGGGAGTGGGGAGTGAAGCCGGCGGCGGTGATGGGGCACAGCCTGGGTGAGTACGTGGCGGCGTGCGTGGCGGGAGTGTTCAGCCTGGAGGAGGGGCTGAAGCTGGTGATGGAGCGGGGGAGGTTGATGGAGGGGCTGGAGGGTGAAGGGAAGATGGTGGCGGTGCTGGCGAGTGAGGAGGAGGTGAAGGGGGAAGGTGGAGAGAGGTTGATTGCGGCGGTGAACGGGCCTGGAGAGGTGGTGCTGGCGGGGAGGGTGAAGGAGGTGGAGGAGGTGGAGGGGAGGCTGAAGGCGAGGGGGAAGGAGTGCCGGGCGTTGAAGACGACGCACGCGTTCCACTCGGAGCTGATGGAGCCGATGAAGGAGGGATTCGAGAGGGCGGCGGGGAAGGTGGAGATGCAGAGGGCGAAGTTGGAGTTGGTGTCGAACGTGAGCGGGAGGGAGGTGAAGGGGGAGGAGAGGGAGGCGGGGTACTGGGCGAGGCACCTGAGGGAGCCGGTGAGGTACTGGGAGGGAGTGAAGGGGTTGTACGAGAGGGGGTACCGGGTCTTCGTGGAGGTGGGGCCGAAGCCGACGCTGACGGGGGTGGGGAAGAGGTACCTGGGGGAGGGGGAGGCGCAGTGGGTGGGGAGCCTGAGGGTGGGGAGCAGCGACTGGGAGATGCTGCTGGGGAGCGCGGCGAAGCTGTACGTGAAGGGCGTGGAGGTGGACTGGGAGGGAGTGGACAAGGGGTACGCGCGCCGACGCGTGGCGCTGCCGACGTATCCCTTCCAGCGTGAGCGCTACTGGCTCGACTCGCTCATCCCCAACACGGATGTGCTGGTGACCTTCTACCGGACCATCGTCCAACTGGCGGAGGTCAACACGGCGGTGCAGTTCCCCTCGTTGCGCTTCGCGACGCTGCGCGAGCCCGTGCCCGGCTTCTCGTGGATCGCCATGTACCGGCCCGAGGCCGACCCCGCGAAGGAGGCGGTCTACAAGCAGTTCTACGACCTGGCCCTCCAGTCGAACCTCGAGATGGCGAGGACGCTCTACCGGGGGCTCGACTTCTCGTCCTTCACCCGCGTGCTCGACATCGGGTGTGGCCACGCCGCGGACCTCATCGACCTGGGCAAGGCGCACCCCCACCTCGAGCTGCATGGCTGCAACATCTCGCCGGACCAGATCGAGGCGGGGCGGCAGCGCATCCGCGGGCTCGGGCTGGATGGGCGCATCAAGCTCCACTACCAGGACAGCTCGCGGGACGCGTTCCCGTCCACGTACGACCTGGTCATCGCGTTCCAGGTCATCCACCACATCCGGAACAAGGCGGACCTCTTCGCGAACATCAGCCGGAGCCTGCGCAACGGCGGCTACCTGGTGATGGCGGAGACGCTGTCCAACATGGCCAGCGCCATCGAGCACCCGGAGTCCACCACGCTCTTCGTGCCCCAGGCCGAGTGGGCGGAGCTGCTTGCCCGCAACCACCTGCGCATCGTCGAGGCCGTCGAGTCCAGCCAGGAGATCGCCAACTTCCTCCACGACCCGGACTTCGAGCAGAACTTCACGCGGGTGACTCGCGACCTGGACGAGGTGACGCAGAAGCACCTGCACGGCATCCACATGCTCGGTGAGCTGCTCAAGCGCCGACTGGCCGCCTACCTCCTGTTCACGGTGACGAAGGACGAGTCGATGGACGTGGACACCATTCGCCGCATCAACCTCGAGCGGCTGGGCGCGCGTGTCTCGTACGACGCCACCTACAGCGCGGTGACGAAGGGGCCGTACGCGTTGCCGCCGCCTCCCGGGGCGCAGGCGCTCCAGGACGCCGCCTCCGCGGCGAGCACCTTCGCCAAGACGCTGCTCTCCACGGAGCCCGGTCAGCGAGGCCCGCTGCTGGACGGCTATCTGCGGGAGCAGGTGGCGAACCTCTTGAAGATGCCGGTGGCCCGGCTGGACGCGGAGCAGCCCCTGAGCACCCTGGGCCTGGACTCGCTGCTGTCGCTCGAGCTGAAGCACAAGATCCACGCGGAGACGGGCGTGAGCCTCCAGCTCGATGAGCTGTTGCAGGGCGCGAGCATCGCGCACCTGTCGCAGCGCCTCGCCGAGCAGCTCGACGGGCGTGGCGCGGGACGCACCGCCACGACCCAGGACTGGGAGGAAGGCGAGCTGTGA
- a CDS encoding MupA/Atu3671 family FMN-dependent luciferase-like monooxygenase, producing MTDELIAELSRQGVTLWVEGERLKYRAPKGALSPEHLAKLSTNKATLVEHLRRLAADGESVHPLSHGQQALWFVSQVAPDSAAYNTALSIRIVSELDVAALRRACQQLVDRHGALRTTFTTHQGQPVQRVRQQVEVQFEQVQVPGLDAESLRARVTQAYEAPFDLERGPLMRVRLFTRGPRDHVLLIAIHHIVYDGWSLLVLGEELLRHLYAAEKAGAPATLPPPQATYVDYVRWQAEMLAGATGQRLWDYWSRQLGGTLPPLDLPIAQPRPQVQGYAGASVPVSLKGTLPRRLRALCEQEGVTLYTLLLGAFMTLLHRYSGQEDLLVGTPTLGRTQPQFAKVVGNFMNMMVLRGSLSGDPSFRTLLGQLRQTVVGALAHQDFPFHLLVEKLNPERDSGRSPIFQVAFMLQPTPREDIYQGDEAHPALPGGLVLRPFDIPQQEGQFDLSLELTETDASLGGVLKYRTDLFDAESIVRMVGHLETLLEGLVEDPERRLSELPLLTPEERRQVLDTWNETRSARTPASCLHELFEARVLAAPESIALVSGAERLSYRELDTRANRLAHRLRALGVGPEVRVGLCVPRSADMVAGMLGILKAGGAYVPMDPTYPADRLAYMLGDSQAKVVLVDAGHATRLPETAAKVVLLEAGGEEASDAMAPPRSGVGAENVAYTLYTSGSTGRPKGCMVCHRNVARFFDAMDGAMSAHERGVWLATTSMSFDISVLELLYSLTRGFQVVLRGEQGVSSRPGVSSKPLEFSLFYFASDEREHTKAKYRLLLEGARFADTHGFKAVWTPERHFHAFGGLYPNPSVISAALAATTRNVRLRAGSIVLPLHSPIRVAEEWSIVDNLSDGRVDLSFASGWHPNDFVLAPERFADARSAFFEQIATVKKLWKGESVSFRNGQGQDVPIQSLPRPVQSEVQVWVTAAGNPETFRAAGASGAHVLTHLLGQNLTELAKKVRIYREAWAAAGHGPGPGHVTLMLHTFMGEDVDDIRQKVNAPLRQYLKSSIGLLRSVIGPLPHGGELEALSEADVDQLLAKAIDRYFNQMGLFGNVESCLPLIDRLRELGVDEVACLIDFGMDVDATLAGLETLNALKEQCTRPQASPEDIPSLIAAHGVTHFQCTPSMLRMLLLEPGGVESLRPLRKLLVGGEAFPVALARQVLPRVEGEVLNMYGPTETTIWSSFERVAKDASLVTIGGPIADTRMYVLDAGLRPVPVGVPGELFIGGEGVARGYLHRPELTAERFIPDPFAGEVGARMYRTGDRVRHLPEGRIEFLGREDHQVKVRGVRIEPGEIEAELRQHPEVRQAVVVARADASGEVALTAYVVAAKTVTPSELSRFLRDRLPPAMVPSLFVRLDALPLTPNQKLDVRALPVPEAPAPELSASYVAPRDALELELVALWEELFDLRPIGVTSSFFQLGGHSLLAVRLMSRLRARWGRQLPVSLLFQADTIRQLAALLVQQEGGARAREPLVRIQETGDKPPLFFVHPTGGDVLCYAPLARQLGPRQPFYALQALPEQDAGSIEEMAARYLEEVRRVRPSGPYRLGGWSTGGIVAQAMARQLEARSEQVELLLLLETWSPELYQRAEEPGALMAWFATDLLGGAEAAKLDATKLQTLDEAGRLGYLVEHARALGSLPGVELAEMEQRFRVFSRNARALSRYRAEPYRGKVLFLQAEQLASPSSDTLPAPVESWGERLLQAQLHQVPGNHYTMLQAPHVREVADRMTCFLDALTVAAGPR from the coding sequence ATGACCGACGAACTCATCGCCGAGCTGTCCCGGCAGGGCGTCACGCTCTGGGTGGAGGGGGAGCGGTTGAAGTACCGGGCCCCCAAGGGCGCGCTGTCGCCGGAGCACCTGGCGAAGCTGTCCACGAACAAGGCCACGCTGGTGGAGCACCTGCGCCGGCTCGCGGCCGACGGCGAGTCCGTCCATCCGCTCTCCCACGGACAGCAGGCGCTCTGGTTCGTCTCCCAGGTGGCACCCGACAGCGCCGCCTACAACACGGCGCTGTCGATTCGCATCGTCTCCGAGCTGGACGTCGCCGCGCTGCGACGCGCCTGCCAACAGCTCGTGGACCGACACGGCGCGCTGCGGACGACCTTCACGACGCACCAGGGGCAGCCCGTCCAGCGGGTGCGCCAGCAGGTCGAGGTCCAGTTCGAGCAGGTCCAAGTCCCAGGGCTCGATGCCGAGTCCCTGCGGGCGCGGGTGACACAGGCGTACGAGGCACCGTTCGACCTGGAGCGGGGCCCGCTGATGCGCGTGCGGCTCTTCACCCGGGGCCCTCGCGACCACGTGCTGCTCATCGCCATCCACCACATCGTCTACGACGGATGGTCGCTGCTGGTGCTGGGGGAGGAGCTGCTGCGGCACCTCTACGCCGCGGAGAAGGCGGGCGCTCCCGCGACGCTGCCTCCGCCGCAGGCGACCTACGTGGACTACGTGCGCTGGCAGGCCGAGATGCTCGCGGGCGCCACGGGGCAGCGGCTCTGGGACTATTGGTCCCGACAGCTGGGAGGCACGCTGCCGCCGCTGGACCTGCCCATCGCTCAGCCCCGGCCGCAGGTGCAGGGCTACGCGGGCGCCTCGGTCCCCGTGTCGCTGAAGGGGACGCTGCCCCGAAGGTTGAGGGCGCTCTGTGAGCAGGAGGGCGTCACCCTGTACACGCTGCTGCTGGGCGCGTTCATGACGCTCCTGCACCGCTACTCGGGGCAGGAGGACCTGCTGGTGGGAACACCCACGCTGGGGCGGACGCAGCCCCAGTTCGCGAAGGTCGTGGGCAACTTCATGAACATGATGGTCCTGCGGGGAAGTCTCTCCGGGGACCCTTCGTTCCGGACCCTGCTCGGGCAGCTGCGACAGACGGTCGTCGGCGCGCTCGCGCACCAGGACTTCCCCTTCCATCTGCTCGTGGAGAAGCTGAACCCGGAGCGCGACTCCGGCCGCTCGCCCATCTTCCAGGTGGCGTTCATGCTCCAGCCCACGCCCCGGGAGGACATCTACCAGGGGGACGAGGCGCACCCGGCCCTTCCCGGAGGTCTGGTGCTGCGGCCCTTCGACATCCCCCAGCAGGAGGGCCAGTTCGACCTCTCGCTGGAGCTGACGGAGACGGACGCGTCGCTGGGCGGCGTGCTGAAGTACCGCACGGACCTGTTCGACGCGGAGAGCATCGTCCGGATGGTGGGGCATCTGGAGACGCTGCTGGAGGGGCTCGTCGAGGACCCCGAGCGGCGCCTGTCGGAGCTGCCCCTGCTGACGCCCGAGGAGCGCCGCCAGGTGCTCGACACCTGGAACGAGACCCGCTCCGCGCGCACCCCGGCGTCGTGCCTCCACGAGCTGTTCGAGGCGCGAGTGCTCGCGGCCCCGGAGTCCATCGCCCTGGTCTCCGGCGCCGAACGGCTGAGCTACCGCGAGCTGGACACTCGCGCCAATCGACTGGCGCACCGGCTGCGGGCGCTCGGTGTCGGACCCGAGGTGCGGGTGGGCCTCTGCGTCCCGCGGAGCGCGGACATGGTGGCGGGCATGCTCGGCATCCTGAAGGCCGGCGGCGCCTACGTGCCGATGGACCCGACCTATCCCGCGGACAGGCTCGCCTACATGCTCGGCGACTCCCAGGCAAAGGTCGTCCTGGTCGACGCGGGCCACGCGACGCGCCTGCCGGAGACGGCCGCGAAGGTGGTGCTGTTGGAGGCCGGCGGCGAGGAGGCTTCCGATGCCATGGCGCCGCCGAGGAGCGGGGTGGGCGCGGAGAATGTGGCGTACACGCTCTACACCTCGGGCTCCACGGGGCGCCCCAAGGGGTGCATGGTCTGTCACCGCAACGTCGCGCGCTTCTTCGACGCGATGGACGGCGCCATGAGCGCTCACGAGCGCGGCGTGTGGCTCGCCACGACGAGCATGTCGTTCGACATCTCCGTGCTGGAGCTCCTGTACTCGCTCACCCGGGGCTTCCAGGTGGTGCTCCGTGGCGAGCAGGGCGTGTCGAGCCGGCCTGGCGTGTCCAGCAAGCCGCTCGAGTTCAGCCTCTTCTACTTCGCCAGCGACGAGCGGGAGCACACGAAGGCCAAGTATCGGCTGCTGTTGGAGGGCGCCCGGTTCGCGGACACGCATGGCTTCAAGGCGGTCTGGACGCCCGAGCGGCACTTCCACGCCTTCGGTGGGCTCTATCCGAACCCCTCCGTCATCAGCGCGGCGCTGGCGGCGACCACCCGGAACGTCCGGCTGCGCGCGGGCAGCATCGTGCTCCCGCTGCACAGCCCCATCCGGGTCGCCGAGGAGTGGTCCATCGTGGACAACCTCTCCGACGGACGCGTGGACCTCTCGTTCGCCTCGGGGTGGCACCCCAATGACTTCGTGCTCGCGCCGGAGCGCTTCGCCGACGCGCGCAGCGCCTTCTTCGAGCAGATTGCCACCGTCAAGAAGCTCTGGAAGGGCGAGTCGGTGTCCTTCCGGAACGGACAGGGGCAGGACGTCCCCATCCAGTCCCTGCCCAGGCCGGTCCAATCAGAGGTCCAGGTCTGGGTGACGGCGGCGGGCAACCCGGAGACGTTCCGCGCGGCGGGAGCGTCGGGCGCCCATGTGCTCACGCACCTGCTCGGACAGAACCTCACGGAGTTGGCGAAGAAGGTCCGAATCTATCGGGAGGCCTGGGCCGCCGCGGGCCACGGGCCGGGGCCGGGCCACGTCACCCTCATGCTGCACACGTTCATGGGCGAGGACGTCGACGACATCCGCCAGAAGGTGAACGCGCCCCTGCGCCAGTACCTGAAGAGCTCGATTGGGCTGCTGCGTTCGGTCATCGGGCCGCTGCCGCACGGGGGCGAGCTGGAGGCGCTCTCCGAGGCGGACGTCGACCAGCTGCTCGCGAAGGCCATCGACCGGTACTTCAACCAGATGGGCCTGTTCGGCAACGTGGAGAGCTGCCTGCCGTTGATCGACAGGCTGCGCGAGCTGGGCGTGGACGAGGTCGCCTGTCTCATCGACTTCGGGATGGACGTCGACGCGACGCTGGCGGGGCTCGAGACCTTGAACGCCCTGAAGGAACAGTGCACGCGGCCCCAGGCGTCGCCCGAGGACATCCCCTCGCTCATCGCCGCGCACGGTGTTACCCACTTCCAGTGCACGCCGTCGATGTTGCGGATGTTGCTCTTGGAGCCGGGAGGCGTGGAGTCGCTGCGTCCGCTCCGCAAGCTCCTGGTGGGCGGAGAGGCCTTCCCCGTCGCCCTGGCGCGCCAGGTGCTCCCGCGGGTGGAGGGCGAGGTGCTCAACATGTACGGGCCGACCGAGACGACCATCTGGTCCTCGTTCGAGCGGGTGGCGAAGGACGCCTCACTCGTCACCATCGGCGGGCCCATCGCGGACACGCGGATGTACGTGCTGGACGCGGGGCTGCGGCCCGTGCCGGTGGGCGTGCCCGGTGAGCTGTTCATCGGAGGCGAAGGGGTGGCGCGGGGTTATCTCCACCGCCCCGAGCTGACGGCGGAGCGCTTCATCCCGGACCCCTTCGCGGGCGAGGTGGGCGCGCGCATGTACCGCACAGGCGACCGCGTCCGTCATCTGCCGGAGGGACGCATCGAGTTCCTGGGGCGCGAGGACCACCAGGTGAAGGTCCGGGGCGTGCGCATCGAGCCGGGGGAAATCGAGGCGGAGCTGCGCCAGCACCCGGAGGTCCGTCAGGCGGTGGTGGTGGCGCGGGCCGACGCCTCGGGCGAGGTGGCGCTCACGGCCTATGTCGTGGCCGCGAAGACGGTCACCCCCTCGGAGCTGTCGCGCTTCCTTCGGGACAGGCTGCCGCCCGCGATGGTTCCCTCCCTCTTCGTCCGGCTCGACGCGCTGCCGTTGACGCCGAACCAGAAGCTGGATGTCCGCGCCCTCCCGGTGCCCGAGGCGCCGGCACCGGAGCTCTCGGCGTCGTACGTCGCGCCCAGGGACGCGCTGGAGCTGGAGCTGGTGGCGCTCTGGGAGGAGCTGTTCGATTTGCGCCCCATCGGCGTCACCAGCAGCTTCTTCCAACTGGGAGGCCACTCGTTGCTGGCGGTCCGGCTGATGTCCCGGCTGCGCGCCCGCTGGGGGCGACAGCTCCCTGTCTCCCTCTTGTTCCAGGCGGACACCATCCGTCAGCTCGCGGCCCTGCTCGTCCAGCAGGAAGGTGGCGCTCGCGCCCGTGAGCCGCTGGTGCGCATCCAGGAGACGGGCGACAAGCCACCGCTCTTCTTCGTGCACCCGACGGGAGGCGACGTGCTGTGCTACGCGCCGCTGGCGAGACAGCTTGGTCCCCGGCAGCCCTTCTACGCGCTGCAGGCGCTGCCGGAGCAGGACGCGGGCTCCATCGAGGAGATGGCGGCGCGTTACCTGGAAGAGGTGCGCCGCGTCCGGCCGAGCGGGCCGTATCGCCTGGGAGGCTGGTCCACGGGCGGCATCGTCGCGCAGGCGATGGCGCGGCAGTTGGAAGCGCGGTCCGAGCAGGTGGAGCTGCTCCTGTTGTTGGAGACCTGGTCTCCGGAGCTCTACCAGCGAGCGGAGGAGCCCGGCGCGCTCATGGCGTGGTTCGCCACGGACCTGCTGGGAGGCGCGGAGGCGGCGAAGCTCGACGCGACGAAGCTCCAGACGCTCGATGAGGCGGGGCGCCTGGGCTACCTGGTCGAGCACGCGAGGGCCTTGGGCTCGCTGCCCGGCGTGGAGCTGGCGGAGATGGAGCAGCGCTTCCGGGTCTTCTCCCGGAACGCGAGGGCCCTGTCCCGCTACCGGGCCGAGCCCTATCGCGGCAAGGTGCTCTTCCTCCAGGCGGAGCAGCTGGCCTCGCCCTCGTCGGACACGCTGCCCGCGCCGGTGGAGAGCTGGGGGGAGCGGCTGCTCCAGGCCCAGCTGCATCAGGTGCCGGGCAATCACTACACGATGTTGCAGGCGCCGCACGTCCGCGAGGTCGCGGACCGGATGACCTGCTTCCTGGATGCGCTCACGGTGGCCGCCGGGCCACGTTGA